From Nitratidesulfovibrio vulgaris str. Hildenborough, a single genomic window includes:
- the crcB gene encoding fluoride efflux transporter CrcB, with protein sequence MHRFVLVATGGIFGSLARYVLSGVAQKLTTSSFPYGTVLVNLLGSLLFGLVWGILENRITFAPEARLLLLTGFMGSLTTFSTLTYEGMVLLQSHMWLQAALYIVGQTVAGIMLVWFGAGLGRLV encoded by the coding sequence TTGCATAGATTCGTTCTCGTCGCCACGGGTGGCATATTCGGGAGTCTCGCCCGCTACGTCCTTTCCGGAGTCGCCCAGAAGCTCACCACCAGTTCATTCCCCTACGGGACAGTGCTGGTGAACCTTCTCGGCAGCCTCCTCTTCGGCCTCGTGTGGGGGATACTCGAAAACAGGATAACCTTCGCCCCCGAAGCGCGTCTGCTACTGCTGACAGGATTCATGGGTTCGCTGACCACATTCTCGACACTGACCTATGAAGGGATGGTACTGCTTCAATCGCACATGTGGCTACAGGCGGCCCTGTACATCGTCGGCCAGACCGTGGCGGGCATCATGCTCGTCTGGTTCGGCGCGGGACTCGGCAGGCTGGTCTGA
- a CDS encoding class IV adenylate cyclase, with protein sequence MAREVELKFIGADYAALRERLQAEGAQSAGRHLERNAVYDTGEGTLRSARMLLRLRRRIWADRTQALMTLKCPPAGAVPAGVKVWDEEETAVADGEAMHAILTGLGYRPAFRYDKEREDWSLRGVHVSLDRLVFGEVVEIEGPQDDIRAVAALLGMTGCETSTATYHDMNRAWRKASGVPPCDDFMFDDEEVGRILDGLRHPA encoded by the coding sequence ATGGCGCGAGAAGTCGAACTCAAGTTCATCGGAGCGGACTATGCCGCGTTACGGGAACGCCTGCAAGCAGAGGGGGCGCAGAGTGCGGGAAGACATCTCGAACGCAATGCCGTCTATGATACCGGGGAGGGTACGTTACGTTCAGCGAGGATGCTGCTGCGCCTTCGCAGGCGCATCTGGGCCGACCGTACACAGGCGCTGATGACACTCAAGTGCCCGCCTGCCGGGGCTGTCCCCGCCGGGGTCAAGGTATGGGATGAAGAGGAGACTGCGGTCGCCGACGGCGAAGCCATGCATGCCATCCTCACCGGACTGGGCTACAGGCCCGCCTTCCGGTATGACAAGGAGAGGGAGGACTGGTCGCTGCGAGGCGTGCATGTATCCCTCGACAGGCTGGTGTTCGGTGAGGTGGTGGAGATAGAGGGGCCGCAGGATGACATCCGCGCCGTTGCCGCCCTGCTTGGCATGACCGGTTGCGAGACCTCCACGGCGACCTATCACGACATGAATAGGGCATGGCGCAAGGCCAGCGGGGTACCCCCCTGCGATGATTTCATGTTCGACGATGAAGAGGTGGGCCGCATCCTCGACGGGCTGCGTCATCCCGCGTAA
- a CDS encoding ATP-dependent Clp protease adaptor ClpS — protein sequence MSNGPLAPGYDSDILVEDDVRLPRMYRVLLHNDDYTTMEFVVSILVEVFRKTAEQATAIMLAVHRDGVGECGVYTFEVAETKAAIVHARARREGYPLRCSTEEV from the coding sequence ATGAGCAACGGACCACTTGCCCCCGGCTACGACAGCGACATTCTCGTCGAGGACGATGTGCGGCTGCCGCGCATGTACCGGGTGCTGCTGCATAATGATGACTATACGACCATGGAGTTCGTGGTGAGCATTCTTGTGGAAGTCTTCCGCAAGACGGCTGAACAGGCCACGGCTATCATGCTTGCCGTGCACCGTGACGGTGTGGGTGAATGTGGTGTCTATACCTTCGAAGTGGCCGAGACCAAGGCCGCCATCGTCCACGCGAGGGCCCGGCGCGAGGGGTATCCCCTGCGCTGTTCCACGGAGGAGGTCTAA
- the clpA gene encoding ATP-dependent Clp protease ATP-binding subunit ClpA: MIGKRLQAALNAAVGEVRVRNHEYLTLEHLLYAIAGEEQGKGILEGCGADVTALRARLEEFFGTHLESLPEDMTTEVVQTLGVQRVLQRAFRHIQSAGRPLVEIGDVLAALFDEDDTYAVYFLKTQGVSRLDVLEYISHAMPEADDDAMDGDDEGDGGASTRADALAQYATDLTARAREGRIDPLIGREDELERTVQVLSRRRKNNPLFVGDPGVGKTAIAEGLALRIAVGAVPESFRKARVYALDMGSLLAGTKYRGDFEARLKAVISELSRQPDAILFIDEIHTIVGAGATSGGSMDASNILKPVLASGAIRCIGSTTHEEYRNHFEKDRALSRRFQKIDIGEPTQEECVEILKGLKEHYEEHHAVRYTLPALRAAVELSARYVNDRLLPDKAIDVIDEAGAAMRLRAGFKPGASVSVQDVERVVARMAHVPPRSISSSDRDRLKTLENDLGKAVFGQEAAVAVVARSILRARAGFGREDRPTGSFLFYGPTGVGKTELARSLAKRLGVAFLRYDMSEYMEKHAVSRFIGAPPGYVGYDQGGQLTEAVRRTPYAVVLLDEMEKAHPDIFNVLLQVMDYATLTDNTGRKADFRNVVLIMTSNAGVREMSAPSIGFTGGGVEDVTAKGRKAVETLFSPEFRNRLDALVPFGSLAPEVMERIVDKFVREVENGLRERRVRLELTAAARQRLAEKGFDPAFGARPLRRVIRTAIEDELAKEMLFGRLRKGGTVHVDALPQAPKTAGVAGQGGATPDAASLGLQFSYRERGEGSAEPAA; the protein is encoded by the coding sequence ATGATAGGTAAGCGGCTTCAGGCAGCGCTCAATGCGGCTGTCGGAGAGGTGCGGGTGCGTAATCACGAGTACCTCACCTTGGAGCATCTGCTGTATGCCATTGCCGGTGAAGAACAGGGCAAGGGCATCCTTGAGGGGTGCGGTGCGGATGTGACGGCGTTGCGTGCACGCCTTGAGGAGTTCTTCGGGACGCATCTCGAAAGCCTGCCCGAGGACATGACCACCGAAGTGGTGCAGACCCTCGGAGTGCAGCGGGTGTTGCAGCGTGCCTTCAGGCACATCCAGTCGGCAGGGCGGCCTCTGGTGGAGATTGGCGACGTACTCGCCGCCCTTTTTGACGAGGACGACACCTACGCCGTCTATTTTCTCAAGACGCAAGGTGTTTCGCGTCTGGATGTGCTTGAATACATCTCCCACGCCATGCCCGAGGCGGACGATGACGCCATGGACGGTGACGATGAAGGCGACGGGGGGGCCTCGACGCGCGCTGACGCGCTTGCCCAGTATGCCACCGACCTCACCGCGCGGGCGCGTGAAGGACGCATCGACCCGCTCATAGGGCGGGAGGACGAACTCGAACGCACGGTGCAGGTGCTTTCGCGTCGGCGCAAGAACAACCCCCTCTTCGTGGGCGACCCCGGTGTGGGCAAGACCGCCATCGCCGAAGGGCTGGCCCTGCGCATTGCCGTGGGGGCCGTCCCCGAGAGTTTCCGCAAGGCGCGTGTCTATGCACTCGACATGGGGTCGCTGCTTGCTGGCACCAAGTACCGGGGAGACTTCGAGGCACGCCTCAAGGCCGTCATCAGCGAACTTTCACGCCAGCCCGACGCCATCCTGTTCATCGACGAGATACACACCATCGTCGGGGCGGGGGCGACCAGCGGCGGGTCGATGGATGCCTCGAACATCCTCAAGCCGGTACTTGCCTCGGGTGCCATACGGTGCATCGGGTCCACCACGCATGAGGAGTACCGCAACCATTTCGAGAAAGACCGCGCGCTCTCCCGTCGCTTCCAGAAGATAGACATCGGCGAGCCCACGCAGGAGGAATGCGTGGAGATACTCAAAGGGCTCAAGGAACACTACGAAGAGCACCACGCCGTCCGCTATACACTGCCCGCACTGCGTGCCGCGGTCGAACTCTCGGCCCGTTACGTCAACGACAGGCTTCTGCCGGACAAGGCCATCGACGTCATCGACGAAGCCGGGGCCGCCATGCGGCTGCGTGCCGGGTTCAAGCCGGGGGCGAGTGTCTCGGTGCAGGACGTGGAACGTGTCGTGGCGCGTATGGCCCATGTGCCGCCACGCTCCATCTCCTCTTCAGACCGTGACAGGTTGAAGACGCTCGAGAACGACCTTGGCAAGGCAGTCTTCGGACAGGAGGCCGCCGTGGCGGTGGTCGCCCGTTCCATCCTGCGGGCCCGTGCGGGGTTCGGGCGGGAGGACAGGCCTACGGGCAGCTTCCTCTTCTACGGGCCCACAGGCGTGGGCAAGACCGAACTGGCCCGTAGCCTCGCCAAACGGCTAGGGGTGGCCTTTCTGCGCTACGACATGAGTGAATACATGGAAAAGCATGCGGTCTCGCGGTTCATCGGCGCGCCTCCCGGCTATGTCGGATATGACCAGGGCGGCCAGCTTACCGAGGCGGTGCGCCGTACACCCTACGCGGTGGTGCTTCTTGACGAGATGGAGAAGGCGCATCCGGATATCTTCAACGTCCTGTTGCAGGTCATGGACTACGCCACGCTTACGGACAATACCGGGCGCAAGGCCGACTTCCGCAATGTCGTGCTCATCATGACCTCCAATGCGGGGGTGCGCGAGATGTCCGCCCCGAGTATCGGCTTCACGGGTGGCGGCGTCGAAGATGTGACTGCCAAGGGCCGCAAGGCCGTGGAGACGCTGTTCAGCCCCGAGTTCCGCAATCGCCTTGACGCGCTGGTGCCATTCGGCAGTCTTGCGCCGGAGGTCATGGAGCGCATCGTGGACAAGTTCGTGCGCGAGGTCGAGAACGGCCTACGTGAACGTCGCGTACGGCTCGAACTCACCGCGGCGGCGCGGCAGCGCCTTGCCGAGAAGGGCTTCGACCCGGCCTTCGGTGCACGCCCCCTGCGACGGGTCATTCGCACCGCCATCGAAGACGAACTGGCGAAGGAGATGCTGTTCGGCAGACTGCGCAAGGGAGGCACCGTGCATGTCGACGCGCTTCCGCAAGCCCCGAAGACCGCAGGCGTTGCGGGGCAGGGCGGCGCGACTCCCGATGCGGCATCACTGGGCCTTCAGTTCAGCTATCGCGAGCGGGGCGAGGGGAGCGCCGAACCTGCGGCATGA
- the aat gene encoding leucyl/phenylalanyl-tRNA--protein transferase translates to MRLYLLPDDACIFPDVGEAGPDGLLAIGGDLTPERLLRAYEEGIFPWYGPGDPILWWSPDPRCVLPLDALHVPRRLMRTVRAKTFEVRLDTAFADVLEQCAATPRPGQGGTWLVPEMRAAYTRLHHLGHAHSVEAWYGGRLVGGLYGVALGGGFFGESMFHAMPDASKVAFVWLARLLVSWGFRFVDCQQTTSHMLRFGAVEMPRTDFLACLHDATRQPSRIGRWRLPQDFVPW, encoded by the coding sequence ATGAGGCTGTACCTGCTGCCTGACGATGCCTGCATCTTTCCCGATGTGGGAGAGGCGGGGCCGGATGGCCTGCTCGCCATAGGTGGTGACCTCACGCCGGAGAGGCTGCTTCGGGCCTATGAGGAAGGTATCTTTCCATGGTACGGGCCGGGTGACCCCATCCTGTGGTGGTCGCCCGACCCTCGTTGCGTGCTGCCGCTCGATGCCCTGCATGTACCGCGCAGGCTCATGAGGACTGTGCGGGCGAAGACCTTCGAAGTACGGCTGGATACGGCGTTCGCCGATGTGCTCGAACAATGCGCCGCCACCCCGCGTCCCGGACAGGGCGGGACGTGGCTGGTGCCGGAGATGCGCGCCGCCTATACCCGCCTGCATCATCTTGGGCATGCCCACAGCGTGGAGGCGTGGTACGGGGGGCGACTTGTGGGCGGGCTGTACGGGGTTGCCCTCGGGGGCGGGTTCTTCGGCGAATCGATGTTCCATGCCATGCCCGACGCTTCGAAGGTCGCGTTCGTCTGGCTTGCACGGTTGCTGGTGTCGTGGGGGTTCCGGTTCGTGGACTGTCAGCAGACGACCTCGCACATGCTGCGTTTCGGTGCCGTGGAGATGCCCCGGACCGACTTTCTCGCCTGCCTGCACGACGCCACACGGCAGCCGTCGCGCATCGGGCGCTGGCGGCTGCCGCAGGATTTCGTACCGTGGTAG
- the uvrB gene encoding excinuclease ABC subunit UvrB, with the protein MADTCFRLHTEFEPTGDQPEAIGQIVANLGHGVRDQVLLGVTGSGKTFTVANVIAACNRPALILAPNKTLAAQLYNEFRALFPDNAVEYFVSYYDYYQPEAYVPASDTYIEKDSSINDNIDKLRHAATHALLTRRDVVIVASVSCIYGLGSPEYYARLVIPVECGQRFSMDALMTRLVEVQYQRNDFDFHRGTFRVRGDVLEVIPAYHHERALRIEFFGDDIDAISEIDPLTGEVLGSVGKTVIYPASHYVSDRDNLVRAMSDIRDELGERLREYQSANRLVEAQRLEQRTMLDLEMMEELGYCNGIENYSRHLDGRAAGQPPSCLLDYFPDDFLLFVDESHITVPQVGAMYKGDRSRKSTLVDFGFRLPSALDNRPLEFAEFLTRINQTVYVSATPGKWELDRSQGVIAEQIIRPTGLVDPVVEVRPTRGQVDDLLAECRARAARDERVLITTLTKRMAEDLTEHLGNMGLSVRYLHSDIDTMERMAIIQALRRGECDVLVGINLLREGLDIPEVSLVSILDADKEGFLRSTGSLIQTFGRAARNAAGRVILYADTVTASMRAAMDETARRRERQQAWNEANGIEPRTIRKSLDTPFDAIYSAASEGGKGKGRGRGRQAAPAVENVAEYGTSPEDMAKHIQKLEREMREAAKELEFERAATLRDRIRLLRERLIEA; encoded by the coding sequence ATGGCCGATACGTGTTTCAGACTGCATACCGAATTCGAACCGACAGGAGACCAGCCCGAGGCCATCGGGCAGATTGTCGCAAACCTCGGGCATGGGGTGCGCGACCAGGTTCTGCTTGGCGTCACCGGGTCGGGCAAGACCTTCACCGTGGCCAATGTCATCGCCGCATGTAACAGGCCTGCCCTTATCCTCGCCCCCAACAAGACGCTGGCGGCACAACTGTACAACGAGTTCCGCGCGCTTTTCCCCGACAACGCCGTGGAGTATTTCGTAAGCTATTACGACTACTACCAGCCTGAAGCCTACGTTCCGGCCTCTGACACGTATATCGAGAAGGACTCGTCCATCAACGACAACATCGACAAGCTGCGCCACGCCGCCACACACGCGCTTCTCACGCGGCGTGACGTGGTCATCGTCGCCTCGGTGTCGTGCATCTACGGTCTTGGTTCTCCTGAATACTACGCCCGTCTTGTCATCCCGGTCGAGTGCGGTCAGCGCTTCTCAATGGACGCCCTCATGACGCGCCTTGTGGAGGTGCAGTACCAGCGCAACGACTTCGACTTTCACCGTGGTACGTTCCGTGTTCGCGGCGACGTGCTAGAGGTCATTCCCGCCTACCATCACGAGCGCGCCCTGCGGATAGAGTTCTTCGGCGACGACATCGACGCCATCAGCGAGATAGACCCGCTCACCGGCGAGGTGCTGGGCAGCGTGGGCAAGACGGTCATTTACCCGGCAAGCCACTACGTGTCAGACCGCGACAACCTCGTGCGCGCCATGAGCGACATCCGCGACGAACTGGGTGAGCGACTGCGCGAGTATCAGTCTGCGAACCGCCTTGTGGAGGCTCAGCGCCTTGAACAGCGCACCATGCTCGACCTTGAGATGATGGAAGAGCTTGGCTACTGCAACGGCATCGAGAACTATTCGCGGCATCTTGACGGACGCGCGGCGGGACAGCCCCCTTCGTGTCTGCTCGACTACTTTCCCGACGATTTCCTGCTCTTCGTCGACGAGTCGCACATCACCGTGCCGCAGGTGGGGGCCATGTACAAGGGCGACCGTTCCCGCAAGTCCACTCTGGTGGACTTCGGCTTCCGCCTGCCCTCGGCACTGGACAACAGGCCGCTGGAGTTCGCAGAGTTCCTTACGCGCATCAACCAGACGGTGTACGTCTCCGCAACCCCGGGCAAGTGGGAGCTCGACAGGTCGCAGGGTGTCATTGCCGAGCAGATCATCAGGCCCACAGGGCTTGTGGACCCTGTGGTTGAGGTGCGTCCGACCCGCGGGCAGGTGGACGACCTGCTGGCGGAATGCCGTGCCCGTGCGGCACGCGACGAGCGGGTTCTCATCACCACGCTCACCAAGCGCATGGCCGAAGACCTCACCGAACACCTCGGCAACATGGGACTCTCGGTGCGCTACCTGCATTCGGACATCGACACCATGGAGCGCATGGCCATCATACAGGCCTTGCGGCGCGGCGAGTGCGATGTGCTGGTGGGCATCAACCTGCTGCGTGAAGGTCTTGATATCCCCGAAGTCTCTCTGGTATCGATTCTCGACGCCGACAAGGAAGGCTTCCTGCGTTCCACCGGGTCGCTCATCCAGACCTTCGGTCGTGCGGCACGTAACGCCGCCGGAAGGGTCATCCTCTATGCCGACACGGTGACCGCCTCCATGCGGGCTGCCATGGATGAGACGGCGCGTCGCCGCGAACGGCAGCAGGCATGGAACGAGGCCAACGGCATAGAGCCCCGCACCATCCGCAAGAGTCTCGACACCCCCTTCGACGCCATCTACAGCGCGGCGTCTGAGGGTGGCAAGGGCAAGGGGCGCGGAAGAGGGCGTCAGGCTGCCCCGGCGGTCGAGAATGTCGCCGAATACGGCACCTCGCCAGAAGATATGGCGAAACACATCCAGAAACTGGAGCGGGAAATGCGTGAAGCTGCCAAGGAGCTTGAATTCGAGCGAGCCGCGACACTGCGCGACCGCATACGCCTGCTGCGCGAACGGCTCATCGAAGCGTGA
- a CDS encoding potassium channel family protein, translated as MRGRLPLSTRIYRLRNRFGSVWPLLIGQVSLLCVFICATLGYMYIEGWSAFDSFYMVVITLSTIGFGEVHPLSSQGRLLTTLVVFAGVGNFAFIIGAFSQLLVDGKLYRYMGRRRVLKAIAKLRDHCIVCGYGRIGSVVAKELMEEGVALVVIENDPAMIEALETEGILHLAGDATNDELLQAAGIERARALVAALSLDSANVYVVLSAHQINPSMTIVARASEPSHIGKLKLAGADRVFLPHHLGGLRMAQSILRPTVTSFIELAHTRSDLSIQMEELEIGDDSVLVGKTLIESGIRPQYNLIIIGVKRPDGTMHFNPESTYTLQARDTLIAVGFPENFKQFQEIL; from the coding sequence ATGCGAGGCAGGTTGCCGCTTTCCACGCGCATCTACAGGCTGCGTAACCGTTTCGGCTCTGTGTGGCCGCTGCTCATCGGTCAGGTGTCGCTCCTGTGCGTCTTCATCTGTGCCACCCTCGGTTACATGTATATCGAGGGGTGGTCGGCGTTCGACAGCTTCTACATGGTGGTCATCACCCTTTCGACCATCGGCTTCGGAGAGGTGCATCCTCTCTCGTCACAGGGCAGGCTGCTGACCACGCTGGTGGTCTTCGCCGGTGTGGGCAACTTCGCCTTCATCATCGGCGCGTTCTCTCAGCTTCTCGTCGACGGCAAACTCTACAGGTACATGGGGAGGCGCAGGGTGCTCAAGGCCATAGCCAAGTTGCGCGACCACTGCATCGTCTGCGGATACGGTCGGATAGGCTCCGTGGTTGCAAAGGAACTGATGGAGGAGGGGGTCGCCCTCGTCGTCATCGAGAACGACCCCGCCATGATCGAGGCGCTGGAGACCGAAGGCATCCTGCATCTGGCGGGTGACGCCACCAACGACGAACTCTTGCAGGCGGCTGGGATAGAGCGTGCCCGCGCGCTTGTGGCGGCACTGTCGCTGGATTCGGCGAACGTCTATGTGGTTCTCAGCGCCCATCAGATCAATCCGTCCATGACCATCGTCGCCCGGGCCAGCGAACCCTCGCATATCGGCAAGCTCAAACTCGCCGGGGCCGACAGGGTGTTCCTGCCGCACCATCTGGGCGGTCTGCGCATGGCGCAGTCCATCCTGCGTCCCACCGTGACCAGCTTCATCGAACTGGCGCACACGCGCTCCGACCTCAGCATCCAGATGGAAGAACTGGAGATCGGCGACGACTCGGTACTGGTTGGCAAGACCCTCATCGAGTCGGGCATCCGCCCCCAGTACAACCTCATCATCATCGGCGTGAAGAGACCCGATGGCACGATGCATTTCAACCCCGAATCGACGTATACCCTGCAAGCGCGCGATACCCTCATAGCTGTCGGGTTTCCCGAGAATTTCAAACAGTTCCAGGAGATACTCTAG
- a CDS encoding glycosyltransferase family 2 protein, with protein MAEPVRILAVVLHYGDPALAAQVQEQLAGADSGLSGRVRVYDNAAPVSYPGAWRRATDNLYWAGALEDCVSLAREEGFTHLWFLNNDIEFVSRPPFMARAAAHLWRLGERLGHDVGVWAPAVLRSPYHPQMVHREGVAFSRVAVADGIAPVYALDCIETIGGVDAGDNPYGYGVDVWLSLRAHHAGWPVIVDHGVVVRHRHHTTARTLDGFLDTAGRAEDAYMTQRLGPAWRDAVRTMQQNIIHERIQ; from the coding sequence GTGGCAGAACCCGTCCGCATCCTTGCCGTGGTACTGCACTACGGAGACCCCGCCCTTGCCGCACAGGTGCAGGAACAACTTGCCGGGGCCGACAGCGGCCTTTCCGGGCGGGTACGCGTCTATGACAATGCGGCCCCCGTCTCCTACCCGGGGGCGTGGCGCAGGGCCACCGACAACCTCTATTGGGCAGGTGCGCTCGAGGACTGTGTGTCTCTCGCGCGGGAGGAGGGGTTCACCCATCTGTGGTTCCTGAACAATGACATCGAATTCGTCTCCCGCCCGCCGTTCATGGCCCGTGCCGCCGCCCATCTCTGGAGGCTAGGCGAACGTCTGGGGCATGACGTGGGCGTGTGGGCACCTGCCGTGCTGCGCAGTCCCTATCATCCCCAGATGGTGCATCGCGAGGGTGTGGCCTTCAGTCGTGTCGCCGTTGCCGATGGCATCGCGCCGGTCTATGCCCTCGACTGCATCGAGACCATCGGCGGTGTGGACGCCGGCGACAATCCCTATGGCTACGGGGTGGATGTGTGGCTTTCGCTTCGCGCCCACCATGCGGGCTGGCCTGTCATCGTCGACCACGGGGTCGTCGTGCGTCATCGCCACCACACCACGGCGCGGACCCTGGACGGATTTCTCGACACCGCAGGCCGTGCGGAAGATGCCTACATGACACAACGCCTCGGCCCCGCATGGCGTGATGCCGTGCGTACCATGCAACAGAACATCATACACGAGCGCATCCAGTGA
- the ligA gene encoding NAD-dependent DNA ligase LigA: protein MTEVKTGRVVDDAPVNDAPENNAAEATSPARHDAIPEEARQRAAQLRADLERHNRLYYELDTPEISDAEYDALYRELVGLETRWPALRDEASPTQRVGGEVLEGLEKQAHTLRMYSLDNAFSRDEWGAFIQRMYNALPDAPSAFWCDPKMDGLALEVIYENGVFTSALTRGNGEVGEVVTAAMRTVRNLPLALRGDDVPRRIEVRGEVVIAKADFEQLNARQSAAGGKLFANPRNAAAGSVRQLDTTVTAGRPLQFLAYGVGQVVLEGGTAPWTTHSGLMARLREWGFDTPPEGRLCASPDEVWAYYEALGARRESLAIEIDGVVAKLDDTEAQEALGFTARAPRWALALKFPAMQARTRLDDIRVQVGRTGVLTPVAILEPVRVGGVEVSRATLHNEDEIRAKGLMLGDMVLVQRAGDVIPEVVRPLVEERTGDERPFVFPENCPECDSPVVRPQGEVAHRCVNVMCPAVRRQSIIHFVSKAGLDVRGVGERWVQQLVDGGHVTSPVGLFLLTKLDLMRFERMGPTSAANFVTALDAARTGATLVRLICALGIRHVGEQTARTLAANFTDLDALREADAETLQQLPDIGPEVAGSIRSFFANEGNLELLERLRAIGLWPKRQDAPPASEGADAIVLPLQGLKVLFTGSLTRVGRTEAEDMARAAGANIASSVTKSLDLLVVGGKPGSKLEKARKLGIRVMEEADFFAMLASGVASVDASEAVAEETPPSQEAAGAEDAPSQGAAHVRTASDETGSASGDDSRGAAAENDPARPARGGAMSTAEGEDVPRGRAEQLKLF from the coding sequence ATGACCGAAGTGAAGACGGGCCGCGTTGTCGACGATGCCCCTGTGAACGATGCCCCTGAGAACAATGCCGCAGAAGCGACGTCTCCCGCCCGGCATGACGCGATTCCCGAAGAGGCCCGCCAGCGCGCCGCACAACTTCGGGCAGACCTTGAGCGGCATAACCGCCTCTACTACGAACTTGATACGCCCGAGATAAGCGACGCCGAATACGATGCCCTCTATCGTGAACTCGTGGGCCTTGAAACTCGCTGGCCCGCATTGCGGGACGAGGCCTCGCCCACGCAGAGAGTCGGCGGTGAAGTGCTCGAAGGGCTTGAGAAACAGGCGCACACCCTGCGTATGTACAGCCTCGACAACGCCTTCTCACGCGACGAGTGGGGGGCGTTCATTCAGCGCATGTACAACGCCCTTCCTGACGCCCCTTCGGCCTTCTGGTGCGACCCCAAGATGGACGGCCTCGCGCTGGAGGTCATCTACGAGAATGGCGTCTTCACTTCGGCGTTGACACGGGGCAACGGTGAAGTGGGCGAGGTCGTCACCGCCGCCATGCGGACGGTGCGCAACCTGCCCCTTGCCCTGCGCGGAGACGACGTGCCGCGCCGTATCGAGGTGCGCGGCGAAGTGGTCATCGCAAAGGCCGACTTCGAACAACTCAACGCGCGGCAATCTGCCGCCGGGGGCAAGCTTTTCGCCAACCCGCGCAATGCGGCGGCGGGGTCGGTGCGACAACTCGATACAACCGTCACCGCCGGAAGGCCCTTGCAGTTTCTCGCCTATGGCGTGGGACAGGTGGTCCTCGAAGGCGGCACCGCGCCGTGGACGACCCATAGCGGCCTCATGGCAAGGCTTCGTGAATGGGGGTTCGATACGCCGCCGGAGGGCCGTCTGTGTGCTTCGCCGGACGAGGTGTGGGCATACTACGAGGCGCTTGGCGCACGTCGAGAGTCGCTTGCCATCGAGATAGACGGGGTCGTCGCGAAGCTTGATGACACCGAGGCGCAGGAAGCCCTCGGTTTCACGGCGCGTGCCCCACGGTGGGCACTGGCCCTCAAGTTTCCTGCGATGCAGGCGCGTACGCGTCTCGATGACATCCGTGTGCAAGTGGGGCGCACCGGGGTGCTTACACCGGTGGCGATACTCGAACCCGTGCGCGTGGGCGGTGTAGAGGTCTCGCGTGCAACGCTTCACAACGAGGACGAGATTCGCGCCAAGGGACTGATGCTGGGCGACATGGTGCTGGTACAACGCGCTGGCGATGTCATCCCCGAGGTGGTGCGCCCACTGGTCGAAGAACGCACTGGTGACGAACGGCCCTTCGTCTTTCCGGAAAACTGTCCGGAATGCGATAGCCCTGTGGTCAGACCCCAAGGCGAGGTGGCGCACCGGTGCGTCAATGTCATGTGTCCTGCGGTGCGCAGGCAGTCCATCATCCATTTCGTCTCCAAGGCGGGCCTCGATGTGCGCGGCGTGGGTGAACGATGGGTGCAGCAGCTTGTGGACGGCGGGCATGTGACCTCACCCGTCGGGCTTTTCTTGCTGACCAAGCTCGACCTGATGCGTTTCGAGCGCATGGGGCCGACTTCTGCCGCCAATTTCGTCACCGCGCTCGATGCCGCCCGCACAGGGGCGACGCTTGTCCGGCTCATCTGCGCCCTCGGCATCCGTCATGTGGGTGAACAGACGGCACGTACCCTTGCCGCGAACTTCACCGACCTTGACGCCCTGCGTGAGGCCGACGCCGAGACCTTGCAGCAGTTGCCCGACATCGGCCCTGAAGTGGCAGGTTCCATTCGCAGCTTCTTCGCCAACGAGGGCAATCTCGAACTGCTTGAACGGTTGCGTGCCATCGGCCTATGGCCGAAGCGGCAGGATGCTCCGCCGGCTTCGGAGGGCGCTGATGCCATCGTACTCCCCCTGCAAGGACTGAAGGTGCTCTTCACCGGAAGCCTCACCCGTGTGGGACGCACCGAGGCCGAAGATATGGCGCGGGCTGCGGGGGCCAATATCGCCAGCAGCGTCACCAAGTCTCTTGACCTTCTTGTCGTCGGCGGTAAGCCCGGTTCGAAACTCGAAAAGGCCCGAAAGCTTGGCATCCGGGTCATGGAAGAGGCGGATTTCTTCGCCATGCTTGCGTCGGGAGTCGCATCTGTTGATGCTTCCGAAGCCGTCGCGGAGGAGACTCCGCCCTCTCAGGAAGCCGCAGGCGCTGAGGATGCTCCTTCGCAGGGCGCGGCCCATGTCCGCACGGCTTCCGACGAAACGGGGTCCGCATCGGGCGATGATTCTCGCGGCGCGGCGGCAGAGAATGATCCTGCCCGTCCCGCACGCGGGGGCGCGATGAGCACCGCTGAAGGTGAAGACGTGCCACGGGGCAGGGCAGAGCAACTGAAGCTGTTCTGA